TGGACGAGGTGGGGCGCGCCTGGAGCCGCTCCTACGACGCGGCCCTGGGTGCGGCGCGGAAGGCGCTGGCCGAGCGGAACGCCCTCCTGCGCAAGCTGGGGCCGTCGGCCTCGCCGCGCAGCGCCGCGCTTCTCCTCGAGACCTGGAACGAGGCCTTCGCCGCCGCGGCGGCCGCCCTCCTCCGGCGGCGGCTCGCGCTCCTGGCCGAGCTGGTACCCGAGCTCCGCCGCCTCCACGCCGCCCTGGCGGGGGAGCCGCCGCTCTCCGTCGCCTACGCCTCTTCGCTGCCGGCGGCGGGCGGGCTCCTGGCGGGCGGCGCGCCGCCCGCGGCGGCGGACGAGGGCCGGCGGCTCGAAGAGGCGCTGCGCGGTGCGATCCAGAAGGCGCTGGACGATGCGCTTCCGCGGGAGCTGGAGCACGGCTACACCCTGGTGGGGCCGCACCGCGACGATCTCCGCCTCCAGCTGGGCGGGCGCGACGCGCGCGCCTACGCCTCGCAGGGCCAGCAACGGGCGCTGGCGCTGGCGCTGCGCATGGCGCAGTTCGCGCTCCTCCGCGCCAAGCGGGGCGAGGCGCCGCTCCTCCTCCTGGACGACGTCTTCTCCGAGCTGGACGGGGAGCGCCGCCAGCGGCTCCTTTCCCTGCTCCTGCCCGAGACCGAGCAGGCCTGGGTGACGGCGGCCGAGGAGGGCTCGGCGCAGGCCGGCGGCCTCCTCCTGGCGATTGCAGGGAGTGAAAGGGTAAAATGGTTTCGCATCGTTTCGGGCTCGATCGGCGAGGTGCCGGGCGGTGAGCGAACACCGCGAGCGCCCGCCCGCTGAGCTCCGCTCCGTCCTGGCGGACCTCCTCCGCCGCTGGGGCATGGCGCGCCGGCTCGAGGCCTACCGCGCGCTGGACCTCTGGGCGGAGGTGGTGGGACCGGGCCTGGCCAGGCACTCCCGCGCCGTCGACGTCGAGGGGGGAGTGCTCCGGGTCCGGGCGGAGAACGGCAGCTGGGCCACCGAGCTGGTCTTCCACAAGAGCTCCATCCTGCGCGAACTTCACCGGCGCGGCCTGCGCGGCGTCCGCGCGCTGCGTGTGGAGGCCGGCCCGGGGGCCTGGCCGGACGCGGAGCCTCTGGCCGGTCCCGACGAAGCGGCGCCGGAGCGGGAGATTCCGGAGCTCCGGCCCGCGGCCGCCGCCTCGCTGGAGGAGCTGAGGCGCGGCGGGCTGGACGGCGAGCTGCTGGAACGGTGGCGGCGCGTCATGCTGGCTGAGGCGCGCCGCCGCGCGCGGCTGGCGGCGCGGAAGGCGCCGCCGGGCGAGGGAGGGCGGCCTGCGGGTGATCTTGGACCTGGGCGACGGCAGGAGCCTGCCGGGGGGTGAGGTGGTCCTCATCCTGGACGCGGCCTGCGCCGAGGCCTCGCCCGACTTCCGCACAAGCCTGGAGGAGCACCGGCGGAGGGGCCGCTGGCACGGCACCGGCCGCGGGTCCGTGAAGAGCTACGTGCTGACCGCGGGCGACGTGCTCTACGCGTCCATCCTGTCGACGGCCGCCCTGCGCGCCCGGCTGGAACGCTTCGCGGGCCGCGGCGGCCACGGGGAGGCGTCGGATTGGCGGAGAAGAGCGTGATCGAGCGGCTGCCGGAGCAGCGCCGCGGCGACGGCGGCTACGACGAGAGCCAGATCCAGGTGCTGGAGGGCCTGGAGGCCGTCCGCCGGCGGCCGGGCATGTACATCGGCAGCACCGGGCCGCAGGGGCTCCACCACCTGGTCTACGAGGTGGTGGACAACAGCGTCGACGAGGCTATGGCCGGCTTCTGCGACCACATCGTGGTCACTCTCCGCGCCGACGGCAGCGTCCGCGTCTGGGATAACGGCCGCGGCATCCCCGTGGGCGTCCACCCCAAGGTGGGCAAGCCGACGCTGGAAGTGGTCCTGACCATGCTCCACGCCGGCGGCAAGTTCGACTCCAAGGCGTACAAGGTGTCCGGCGGCCTGCACGGCGTGGGCGTCTCGGTGGTCAACGCCCTCTCCGCCTGGCTGGAGGCGGAGAGCCGGCGCGACGGCGCCGTCTACCGGCAGCGCTTCGAGCGGGGCCGGCCGGTGACGCCGCTGGAGCGGGCGGGGGCGAGCGACGGGACGGGGACCACCATCACCTTCCTGCCCGACGCCGAGATCTTCGAGACCACCGTCTTCGACTACGAGACGCTGGCGCAGCGGCTGCGCGAGCTGGCCTTTCTCAACCGCGGGCTGGCGGTGGAGCTGGAAGACGAGCGGAGCGGGCGGAGCAGCCGCTACCGCTTCGAGGGCGGCATCGTCTCCTTCGTGCAGGCGCTCAACAAGGGCAAGGGGCCGCTCCACCCGCAGGTCTGCTACGTGAGCGCGCAGCGCGAGGGCGTGGCGGTGGAGGCGGCGCTGCAGTACAACGAGGGCTACGCCGAGACGCTCTACTCCTTCGCCAACAACATCCGCACGGTGGAAGGCGGCACGCACGAGACCGGCTTCAAGATGGCGCTGACGCGCGCGGTCAACGACGCCGCCCGGCGGCTGGGCTTCCTGAAGGAGAACCAGGAGAACCTGGGCGGCGAGGACGTGCGCGAGGGGCTGGCCGCCATCCTCTCCGTCCGCCTGCCCGAACCGCAGTTCGAGGGGCAGACCAAGACCAAGCTGGGCAACAGCGACGTCCGCGCCATCGTCGACGGGGTGGTGGCCGAGGGCGTGGCCACCTTCCTGGAGGAGAACCCGCAGGCGGCGCGGGCCATCCTGGAGAAGGCGGTGACGGCGGCGCGGGCGCGCGAGGCGGCGCGGCGGGCGCGCGAGCTGACGCGGAGGAAGGGCGCCCTGGAGGTGACGGCGCTCCCGGGCAAGCTGACCGACTGCCAGGTGCGCGACCCCGAGGAGGCGGAGCTCTTTCTGGTGGAAGGCGACTCCGCCGGCGGCAGCGCCAAGCAGGGGCGCGACCGGCGCTTCCAGGCGGTCCTCCCCCTGCGCGGCAAGATCCTGAACGTCGAGAAGGCGCGCCTGGACCGGGTGCTCAGCCACGACGAGAT
The sequence above is a segment of the Bacillota bacterium genome. Coding sequences within it:
- the recF gene encoding DNA replication and repair protein RecF (All proteins in this family for which functions are known are DNA-binding proteins that assist the filamentation of RecA onto DNA for the initiation of recombination or recombinational repair.) — encoded protein: MRIERLRLQDFRNYAEADWRPGPGVSLLVGPNGAGKTNLLEAACLLLAGQSPRTRHEEELVRQGASAARLAAEVEAGGRRWRVEAELGPGKKRLELDGRPLARLGELLYRFPLVLFRPADLELIQAGAAVRRHFLDEVGRAWSRSYDAALGAARKALAERNALLRKLGPSASPRSAALLLETWNEAFAAAAAALLRRRLALLAELVPELRRLHAALAGEPPLSVAYASSLPAAGGLLAGGAPPAAADEGRRLEEALRGAIQKALDDALPRELEHGYTLVGPHRDDLRLQLGGRDARAYASQGQQRALALALRMAQFALLRAKRGEAPLLLLDDVFSELDGERRQRLLSLLLPETEQAWVTAAEEGSAQAGGLLLAIAGSERVKWFRIVSGSIGEVPGGERTPRAPAR
- a CDS encoding DUF721 domain-containing protein produces the protein MSEHRERPPAELRSVLADLLRRWGMARRLEAYRALDLWAEVVGPGLARHSRAVDVEGGVLRVRAENGSWATELVFHKSSILRELHRRGLRGVRALRVEAGPGAWPDAEPLAGPDEAAPEREIPELRPAAAASLEELRRGGLDGELLERWRRVMLAEARRRARLAARKAPPGEGGRPAGDLGPGRRQEPAGG
- the gyrB gene encoding DNA topoisomerase (ATP-hydrolyzing) subunit B, translated to MPEQRRGDGGYDESQIQVLEGLEAVRRRPGMYIGSTGPQGLHHLVYEVVDNSVDEAMAGFCDHIVVTLRADGSVRVWDNGRGIPVGVHPKVGKPTLEVVLTMLHAGGKFDSKAYKVSGGLHGVGVSVVNALSAWLEAESRRDGAVYRQRFERGRPVTPLERAGASDGTGTTITFLPDAEIFETTVFDYETLAQRLRELAFLNRGLAVELEDERSGRSSRYRFEGGIVSFVQALNKGKGPLHPQVCYVSAQREGVAVEAALQYNEGYAETLYSFANNIRTVEGGTHETGFKMALTRAVNDAARRLGFLKENQENLGGEDVREGLAAILSVRLPEPQFEGQTKTKLGNSDVRAIVDGVVAEGVATFLEENPQAARAILEKAVTAARAREAARRARELTRRKGALEVTALPGKLTDCQVRDPEEAELFLVEGDSAGGSAKQGRDRRFQAVLPLRGKILNVEKARLDRVLSHDEIRALITAIGTGIGEDFDISKARYHRIILMTDADVDGAHIRTLLLTFFFRHMRPLIEHGYVYVAQPPLYRIVPKRGKDREPRYAYSDAQRDRIIAELGGWEAVETPQRYKGLGEMDAEQLWATTMDPARRTLLAVSLQDALAADEIFSILMGTEVGPRREFIQEHAHEVQNLDTIG